A stretch of the Poseidonibacter parvus genome encodes the following:
- a CDS encoding PAS domain-containing protein, producing the protein MKDDVENTNVRLQIVLNSAKVGIFEYDVVERKHVYLNTHWSEIFGFEKNYIESNTRDIMAWYENRIHVDDLEKRTRLYEKLLLGKIDEYNLEIRVLNSSDEYKWVKSFSKAVKESEGQSVKKIIHTLVDISNEKEKTFEVEALKNKLKELDTKK; encoded by the coding sequence ATAAAAGATGACGTTGAAAACACTAATGTTAGACTACAAATTGTTTTAAATTCAGCAAAAGTTGGAATATTTGAATATGATGTAGTTGAAAGAAAACATGTTTATCTAAATACACATTGGTCAGAAATCTTTGGATTTGAAAAGAATTATATAGAAAGTAATACAAGAGATATAATGGCTTGGTATGAAAATAGAATTCATGTAGATGACTTAGAAAAAAGAACAAGATTATATGAAAAACTTCTTCTTGGAAAAATAGATGAATACAATTTAGAAATAAGAGTATTAAATAGTTCAGATGAGTACAAATGGGTTAAATCATTCTCTAAAGCAGTAAAAGAAAGCGAAGGACAATCTGTTAAAAAGATTATTCATACTTTAGTTGATATTTCAAATGAAAAAGAAAAGACATTTGAAGTTGAAGCTTTAAAAAACAAATTAAAAGAATTAGATACAAAGAAATAG
- a CDS encoding cache domain-containing protein, with amino-acid sequence MDSIQKENILLKIIKYTPTILILLSSIFITTYITSKYDSTLKEEQKQIKKDFLESNKNRIKVEIDSLARLINNKIINEDKQLKDDLQDKINLATKIATNIYEKNKNKLSKEEIIYHIKNSIEALRFNDGQGYFSIHTLEGINILQPVHKEYQGTSVLNKKDLRGEYTVKKAIEIAKTKGEGFMSWYSNKPDDKTKQFEKLGIIKKIEPYNLIITTARFKDDYKKQIKKEVLTLLEVLNQSDHGFIFVINAKGDLLSTATKLANIKDAKHDFLKEYKNFLKSNNKSVYIEYQFSELNEEKYLKISYLKKIPIFDWVIATGFNYDGINLLVNKKQKELEEEYDNEILTIFTISIIVTLILLILSIILSKFIENIFYDYKQKLIEQETLKLESMLEEFNLIIDNLPMMMVLKDTKNNIITVNKAVANSLKHSVKELKNIPLKTIFPEDYEKYYEDDLEIIKTKKEKIGVIEYLSTRKGKRVLETSKIPIFNKEGEVQNIIIFILDVTEKEALKEDNQKKEVLLYQQSKMATMGEMIANISHQWKQPLSTITMASTGAKLQQEMDCLDPKQLTDELDTITHSAQYMAQTIDDFRNFFNPNSNNLKEFDLSSPFEKTLKLLMPKFKTQDIEVIKEIEDVQIKSLENEVIQILINLLNNARDELIKYKQRRLIFIKAKKENDSLILEIKDNAKGIDKEIKDKIFDAYFTTKESNEGTGLGLYMCKDILDKLFDANIKVENETYTYENEEYTGAKFTIQIKL; translated from the coding sequence ATGGATTCGATACAAAAAGAAAACATATTACTTAAAATAATTAAATATACTCCTACTATTTTAATCCTCTTAAGCTCAATTTTCATCACAACTTATATTACATCAAAGTATGATAGTACATTAAAAGAAGAACAAAAACAAATCAAAAAAGATTTTTTAGAATCAAATAAGAATAGAATAAAAGTTGAAATAGACTCTTTAGCTAGACTAATAAATAATAAAATTATAAATGAAGATAAACAACTAAAAGATGATTTACAAGATAAAATAAATCTAGCAACTAAAATAGCTACAAATATTTATGAAAAGAATAAAAACAAGCTATCAAAAGAAGAGATAATTTATCATATAAAAAATTCTATTGAAGCTTTAAGATTCAATGATGGTCAAGGATATTTTTCTATACATACATTAGAAGGTATAAATATTCTTCAACCAGTGCATAAAGAGTACCAAGGAACTTCTGTATTAAATAAAAAAGATTTAAGAGGGGAATACACTGTAAAAAAAGCTATAGAAATTGCTAAGACTAAAGGTGAAGGATTTATGTCTTGGTATTCTAATAAACCAGATGATAAAACTAAACAATTTGAAAAGCTTGGAATTATAAAAAAAATTGAACCATATAATCTAATTATTACAACAGCAAGATTTAAAGATGATTATAAAAAACAAATCAAAAAAGAAGTATTAACACTTTTAGAAGTTTTAAACCAGAGTGATCATGGTTTTATTTTTGTTATAAACGCGAAAGGAGATTTACTATCAACTGCTACTAAATTAGCAAATATTAAAGATGCAAAGCATGATTTTTTAAAAGAATATAAAAACTTCTTAAAATCTAATAATAAATCTGTGTATATAGAATATCAATTTTCAGAACTTAATGAAGAAAAATATTTAAAAATATCATATTTAAAAAAAATACCTATATTTGATTGGGTTATTGCTACAGGATTTAATTATGATGGTATTAATTTATTAGTAAATAAAAAACAAAAAGAATTAGAAGAAGAATATGATAATGAAATATTAACTATTTTTACAATTTCAATAATTGTAACTTTGATACTTTTAATACTATCAATAATTTTATCAAAGTTTATAGAGAATATATTCTATGATTATAAACAAAAACTAATAGAACAAGAGACTTTAAAACTCGAATCAATGCTAGAGGAATTCAATCTAATCATAGATAATTTACCAATGATGATGGTACTAAAAGATACAAAAAACAATATTATTACTGTAAATAAAGCTGTAGCGAATTCTCTTAAACACAGTGTAAAAGAGTTGAAAAATATTCCATTGAAGACAATTTTTCCTGAAGATTATGAAAAATATTATGAAGATGATTTAGAAATTATAAAAACAAAAAAAGAAAAAATTGGAGTTATTGAATATCTTTCTACAAGAAAAGGGAAAAGAGTATTAGAAACTTCTAAAATTCCAATATTCAATAAAGAAGGTGAAGTTCAAAATATTATAATATTTATTCTAGATGTAACAGAAAAAGAAGCTTTAAAAGAAGATAACCAGAAAAAAGAAGTATTACTATATCAACAAAGTAAAATGGCAACAATGGGAGAAATGATTGCAAATATTTCACATCAATGGAAACAACCATTATCGACAATTACTATGGCATCAACAGGTGCTAAACTACAACAAGAAATGGACTGCTTAGATCCTAAACAATTAACAGATGAATTAGATACAATAACTCATTCAGCACAATACATGGCTCAAACAATAGATGACTTTAGAAACTTCTTTAATCCAAACTCTAATAATTTGAAAGAATTTGACCTATCTTCTCCTTTTGAAAAAACATTAAAACTTTTAATGCCAAAATTTAAAACTCAAGATATTGAGGTTATTAAAGAGATTGAAGATGTACAAATTAAATCTTTAGAAAATGAAGTAATCCAAATATTAATTAATCTTCTAAATAATGCAAGAGATGAATTAATAAAGTATAAACAAAGAAGATTGATTTTTATAAAAGCTAAAAAAGAAAATGATAGTTTAATTCTAGAAATTAAAGATAATGCAAAGGGAATAGATAAGGAAATTAAAGACAAAATTTTTGATGCATATTTTACAACAAAAGAATCTAATGAAGGTACAGGATTAGGTCTTTATATGTGTAAAGATATCTTAGACAAACTTTTTGATGCAAATATAAAAGTAGAAAATGAAACTTATACTTATGAAAATGAAGAATATACTGGAGCAAAGTTTACAATACAAATCAAATTGTAA
- a CDS encoding sensor histidine kinase: MTSVKLKISKLDWLYIIIIGAFFGFFISLFLYLINSNLKEFSTIIYGTASAVCVSLSAFIFITISNDFILPKLQEKFWYMISFIFSFLSGFLGFTSSYFLFSFSDFAIIDFIRPIWLYIAIIIGFFTVLIGVILHQFISMKYKNEAIKSEVLESKIKALENELNPHFLFNALNSISELIYQDQKKAEKATLDLSVFLRNAITKDTLITFDAEIKMVETYLEIENIRFENNIKMHLDIPSDDLNIMVPKFSIQLLVENAIKHGYLQKELNVYISSKDKTIEVCNDGLISKNIKFGTGLSNLATRLKLLKIGYLDKEIQNDKMAFIIKLKK; this comes from the coding sequence ATGACTAGTGTAAAACTAAAAATATCAAAACTTGATTGGTTATATATTATTATAATTGGTGCATTTTTTGGGTTTTTCATTTCACTTTTTTTATATTTAATTAACAGTAATTTAAAAGAGTTCTCAACTATTATTTACGGAACAGCTAGTGCAGTTTGTGTTTCTCTTAGTGCATTTATTTTTATTACTATCTCAAATGATTTTATACTTCCAAAGCTTCAAGAAAAATTCTGGTACATGATTTCTTTTATTTTTTCTTTTCTTTCTGGATTTTTAGGTTTTACAAGTTCTTATTTTCTATTTTCTTTTTCTGATTTTGCAATAATAGATTTTATTAGACCTATTTGGCTTTATATTGCCATTATTATTGGCTTTTTTACAGTTTTAATTGGAGTTATTCTTCATCAATTTATTTCAATGAAATATAAAAATGAAGCTATTAAAAGTGAAGTTCTAGAATCAAAAATAAAAGCTTTAGAAAATGAATTAAATCCTCATTTTTTATTTAATGCACTAAATTCAATATCAGAATTAATTTATCAAGACCAAAAAAAAGCAGAAAAAGCAACACTTGATTTATCAGTTTTTTTAAGAAATGCAATTACTAAAGACACTTTAATAACTTTTGATGCTGAAATTAAAATGGTTGAAACATATTTAGAAATTGAAAATATAAGATTTGAAAATAATATAAAAATGCATCTTGATATACCTTCTGATGATTTAAATATTATGGTTCCTAAATTCTCAATTCAATTACTTGTTGAAAATGCGATAAAACACGGTTATTTACAAAAAGAGCTAAATGTTTATATAAGTTCAAAAGATAAAACTATTGAAGTTTGTAATGATGGATTAATATCAAAAAATATTAAATTTGGAACAGGATTAAGTAATTTAGCTACAAGATTAAAGCTTTTAAAAATTGGTTACTTGGATAAAGAGATACAAAATGATAAAATGGCTTTTATAATTAAACTTAAAAAATAA
- a CDS encoding YbgA family protein — protein MKIGISSCLLGTQCRYDGGHSKDGFIVKQLSKYFDFVPYCPEKMIFPTPREAIRLTRKDGIIKVKTSTTNLDVTKEVHDISKQIADEIQEEELCGFIFKSKSPTCGMERVKLYPENKSGQSENVGVGIFAGKVKEKYPLLPAEEEGRLNDAWLRENFLMQIFAYKHIFEFLNSNPSINDLVQFHTSYKYLIYAKSHEAYKELGKIVANHDKRDIKVVLEEYKHSFLRAIYEKGTISNTYNVVLHIYGYFKKLISQEEKEELLEAFEEFKNEIIPFIAVIKLLNLYTKRFNIEYLKTQKFLNPYPKELALRSTILAYK, from the coding sequence ATGAAAATAGGTATTTCTTCTTGCCTTTTAGGTACACAATGTAGATACGATGGTGGACATTCAAAAGATGGATTTATTGTAAAACAGCTTAGTAAGTATTTTGATTTTGTTCCATATTGTCCTGAAAAAATGATTTTCCCAACTCCTAGAGAAGCCATTAGATTAACTAGAAAAGATGGCATAATAAAAGTTAAAACATCAACAACAAATTTAGATGTTACAAAAGAAGTTCATGATATTTCTAAGCAAATAGCAGATGAAATTCAAGAAGAAGAATTATGTGGTTTTATCTTTAAATCAAAATCTCCAACATGTGGAATGGAGAGAGTTAAACTATATCCTGAAAATAAATCAGGTCAAAGTGAGAATGTTGGTGTTGGAATATTTGCAGGAAAAGTAAAAGAGAAATATCCACTTTTACCAGCTGAAGAAGAAGGACGATTAAATGATGCTTGGCTTAGAGAAAATTTTCTTATGCAAATATTTGCATACAAGCATATTTTTGAATTTTTAAATTCAAACCCAAGTATAAATGATTTAGTACAGTTTCACACTTCTTATAAATATTTAATTTATGCAAAATCACATGAAGCATATAAAGAGCTTGGAAAAATTGTAGCAAATCATGATAAAAGAGATATAAAAGTTGTTTTAGAAGAGTACAAACATTCATTTTTAAGAGCAATTTATGAAAAAGGTACTATTTCAAATACTTATAATGTAGTTTTACACATTTATGGATACTTTAAAAAACTTATTTCTCAAGAAGAAAAAGAAGAATTATTAGAAGCATTTGAAGAGTTTAAAAATGAAATTATTCCTTTTATTGCAGTTATAAAATTATTAAACCTTTACACTAAAAGATTTAATATAGAGTATCTTAAAACACAAAAGTTCTTAAATCCATACCCAAAGGAATTAGCACTTAGATCAACAATATTGGCGTATAAATGA
- a CDS encoding chemotaxis protein CheB: MVIGIGASAGGLEALQSFLKNVEINTNFAYIVAQHLSPTYKSLMVDLLAKDSPIKIKEAVSNELIESNIMYICPPNKNILVEGNHIVLMDPKQLTYGPKPSINILFESIAASKENKSIGIILSGTGSDGSRGIRAIKAEGGFTIAQQPQSSKYDGMPNSAINTGNVDLILDVEVMAKEIAEIVNYPDKNKPASIMNEETQVYKNILAKLHRNKNIDFTLYKSSTVNRRIQRRMAALKITNLSTYSEHITNNSEEIEALFNDILIGVTSFFRDKDAFLELHHQLEKLIKRKDNKHIRIWTPGCSTGEEAYTIAMVLSEILDKDFEDYKIQLFATDIDEISTSFARMGRYPESALIDIDKSFVKKYFTVKNDEYEIIKPIRDMCIFSKHDITNDPAFMRLDLIVCRNLLIYFTAELQQRLFPMFHYSLNEKGILFLGKSESIGSFNNQFKIIDKKWKLYEAVYMGQKVAPLMPKSFKASTTYKRYELERESNKSIPTVSEMMVDHIQRHIMPMCIVVNDVSDMIFIKGRNPYLVHPEGEMTQNVFKNIHSDLSVELRAGLHDCKKDPNIVKTQFTKVALAEQNKFVRMVIVPLDNSLTNDLFLVCFQEEEKENLKSYDIIDNINNNSEEVERLNLELARTREHLQTVIEELETSNEEMQSLNEELQSSNEELQSSNEELETTNEELQSTNEELQTAYTEMRAMYEERDTDAQRM, translated from the coding sequence ATAGTAATTGGAATTGGTGCAAGTGCTGGAGGTTTAGAAGCATTGCAATCTTTTCTAAAAAATGTAGAAATCAATACAAACTTTGCTTATATTGTTGCTCAACATTTATCTCCAACATATAAAAGTTTGATGGTTGATTTACTAGCTAAAGACTCTCCTATTAAAATTAAAGAAGCAGTTAGTAATGAATTAATAGAATCAAATATTATGTATATTTGTCCTCCTAATAAAAATATCTTAGTAGAAGGTAATCACATAGTATTAATGGATCCTAAACAATTAACATATGGTCCAAAACCTTCTATAAATATTCTTTTTGAATCAATTGCAGCAAGTAAAGAAAACAAATCTATTGGTATAATCTTAAGTGGAACAGGAAGTGATGGCTCTCGTGGAATTAGAGCTATTAAAGCTGAAGGTGGTTTTACAATTGCACAGCAACCTCAAAGCTCTAAATATGATGGAATGCCTAATTCTGCTATTAATACAGGAAATGTAGATTTAATCTTGGATGTTGAAGTAATGGCAAAGGAAATAGCTGAAATTGTAAACTATCCTGACAAAAATAAACCTGCTAGTATAATGAACGAAGAAACACAAGTTTACAAAAATATTTTAGCAAAATTACATAGAAATAAAAATATTGATTTTACATTATATAAATCCTCTACTGTAAACAGAAGAATTCAAAGAAGAATGGCAGCTTTAAAAATTACAAATTTAAGCACTTACTCAGAGCATATAACAAACAACTCAGAAGAAATCGAAGCACTTTTCAATGATATTTTAATTGGTGTAACGTCATTTTTTAGGGATAAAGATGCTTTTTTAGAACTTCATCATCAACTTGAAAAACTAATTAAAAGAAAAGATAATAAGCATATTCGTATTTGGACACCTGGATGTTCTACAGGTGAAGAAGCCTATACAATTGCAATGGTTTTAAGTGAAATCTTAGATAAAGACTTTGAAGATTATAAAATCCAATTATTTGCAACAGATATTGACGAAATATCTACATCTTTTGCAAGAATGGGAAGATATCCAGAAAGTGCATTAATTGACATTGATAAAAGCTTTGTAAAAAAATATTTTACAGTTAAAAATGATGAATATGAAATAATTAAACCAATTAGAGATATGTGTATTTTCTCTAAGCATGATATTACAAATGATCCAGCATTTATGAGACTTGATTTAATTGTTTGTAGAAACCTTTTAATTTACTTTACAGCAGAACTACAACAAAGACTTTTCCCAATGTTCCATTATTCATTAAATGAGAAAGGTATTTTATTTTTAGGAAAATCAGAATCAATCGGCTCTTTTAATAATCAATTTAAAATTATCGATAAAAAATGGAAACTCTATGAAGCCGTGTATATGGGACAAAAAGTAGCCCCATTAATGCCAAAATCATTCAAAGCTTCAACTACATACAAAAGATATGAACTTGAAAGAGAAAGCAATAAAAGTATTCCAACTGTGTCTGAAATGATGGTTGATCATATTCAAAGACATATAATGCCTATGTGTATAGTTGTAAATGATGTTTCAGATATGATTTTTATAAAAGGTAGAAATCCTTATTTAGTACACCCTGAAGGAGAAATGACTCAAAATGTATTTAAAAATATACATAGTGATTTATCAGTTGAATTAAGAGCAGGACTGCACGATTGTAAAAAAGATCCAAATATTGTTAAAACTCAATTTACAAAAGTAGCACTTGCAGAACAAAATAAATTTGTAAGAATGGTAATTGTTCCTCTAGATAATTCCCTTACAAATGATTTATTTTTAGTTTGTTTTCAAGAAGAAGAAAAAGAAAATTTAAAAAGCTATGACATTATTGATAATATAAATAATAATAGTGAAGAAGTTGAAAGATTAAATTTAGAATTAGCAAGAACAAGAGAGCATTTACAAACAGTAATTGAAGAACTTGAAACTTCAAATGAAGAAATGCAAAGTTTAAATGAAGAACTTCAAAGTTCTAATGAAGAACTTCAAAGTTCAAACGAAGAACTAGAAACTACAAATGAAGAACTTCAATCTACAAATGAAGAACTTCAAACAGCTTACACAGAAATGCGTGCTATGTACGAAGAAAGAGATACAGACGCACAAAGAATGTGA
- a CDS encoding cryptochrome/photolyase family protein, with the protein MSQVLWFRRDLRIEDNAILSNAKGKVLPIFIFDKNILKSLSKDDMRVSFIYKSVLGLKEKLKNIGLDLAIFFDEPVNVFKKLVEKGFDEVLCSVDFDSYAKTRDEKIEEIIPMRRFLDSFILNPNDHLKKDGTPYKVFTPFYNSLKLITSSNNIEELKRNETLQKSIFDYDFIPSLKQMNFEEQELPDFLELEAYELLKQFKEKINDYKVQRDYIYVNATSNISVHLRFGLISPKQVFNYFKSFNDENSEFFIREIFWREFYNYILVHYPYSEHSNFNNIELSWNENEDDFNKWCEGKTGIPIIDAAMIHLNKTGTMHNRLRMIVASFLTKNLFIDWKKGEKYFASKLLDYEASSNIGGWQWGASTGADASPYFRIFNPYLQSKKFDKDAIFIKSVLPQLKDLDAKLFHIENGASSNLFVDYPKSMVDISLSRKQAIEKFKRAKNEH; encoded by the coding sequence ATGAGTCAAGTATTATGGTTTAGAAGAGACCTTAGAATAGAAGATAATGCAATACTTTCTAACGCAAAAGGGAAAGTATTACCTATTTTTATTTTTGATAAGAATATTTTAAAATCACTTTCAAAAGATGATATGAGAGTTAGTTTTATATATAAGTCTGTTTTAGGCTTAAAAGAAAAACTTAAAAACATTGGTCTGGATTTAGCAATATTTTTTGATGAACCTGTAAATGTATTCAAAAAACTTGTTGAAAAAGGCTTTGATGAAGTTTTATGCTCAGTTGATTTTGACTCTTATGCAAAAACAAGAGATGAAAAAATAGAAGAAATAATTCCAATGAGAAGGTTTCTTGATTCGTTTATTTTAAATCCAAATGACCATTTGAAAAAAGATGGAACACCATATAAAGTATTCACACCTTTTTACAACTCTTTAAAACTTATTACTTCTTCAAACAATATTGAAGAGCTAAAAAGAAATGAAACTCTTCAAAAATCTATTTTTGATTATGATTTTATTCCAAGTTTAAAACAAATGAACTTTGAAGAACAAGAATTACCAGATTTTTTAGAACTTGAGGCTTATGAATTATTAAAGCAATTTAAAGAAAAAATAAATGATTATAAAGTTCAAAGAGATTATATTTACGTAAATGCAACATCAAATATATCTGTTCATTTAAGATTTGGTTTAATATCTCCTAAACAAGTATTTAATTATTTTAAATCTTTTAACGATGAAAATAGTGAATTCTTTATACGAGAGATTTTTTGGAGAGAATTTTATAACTACATACTAGTTCATTATCCATATTCAGAACACTCAAACTTTAATAATATCGAGCTTTCATGGAATGAAAATGAAGATGATTTTAATAAATGGTGCGAAGGTAAAACAGGAATTCCAATAATTGATGCAGCAATGATTCATCTAAATAAAACAGGAACAATGCATAATCGTTTAAGAATGATTGTTGCATCGTTTTTAACAAAAAACCTTTTTATTGATTGGAAAAAGGGTGAAAAATACTTTGCATCAAAACTTTTAGATTATGAAGCTTCTTCAAATATTGGAGGTTGGCAATGGGGTGCTAGTACAGGCGCTGATGCTAGTCCATATTTTAGAATATTTAATCCGTATTTACAATCAAAAAAATTTGATAAAGATGCTATTTTTATCAAAAGCGTACTTCCACAATTAAAAGACTTAGACGCTAAACTTTTTCATATAGAAAATGGCGCATCATCAAATTTATTTGTAGATTATCCAAAAAGTATGGTTGATATTTCATTGTCAAGAAAACAAGCTATTGAAAAATTTAAAAGAGCGAAAAATGAGCACTGA
- a CDS encoding LytR/AlgR family response regulator transcription factor, translating to MKVLIVDDEKLALSRLKRILNEEGISNIHECNNPIDAIKIATKSKFDVAFLDISMPTMSGLELANTILEMNPNIFIVFQTAFDEYALEAYKTGGLDYLLKPISNESIKKSLEKIKRFMNTSNNESTSTNEVSKKIVAKRGSKIYMIDIDDIYYIKADLDEVIIRTKDTDAYVRKKMQDMQEVLKGKNFFRVHRSYIVNVDKIKSMKSVEQSKLEISFINIDDIVTSSKDGAKDFREYIEERSL from the coding sequence ATGAAAGTACTTATTGTTGATGATGAGAAACTAGCACTTAGTAGATTAAAAAGAATATTAAATGAAGAAGGTATTTCAAATATTCATGAATGCAATAACCCAATTGATGCTATAAAAATTGCAACAAAATCAAAGTTTGATGTTGCATTTTTAGATATTTCAATGCCTACTATGAGTGGGCTTGAACTTGCAAATACAATTTTAGAAATGAATCCTAATATTTTTATAGTTTTTCAAACAGCTTTTGATGAATATGCACTTGAAGCTTATAAAACAGGGGGTTTAGATTATTTATTAAAACCTATTTCAAATGAATCAATAAAAAAATCTCTTGAAAAAATTAAAAGATTTATGAATACTTCAAATAATGAAAGTACTTCTACAAATGAAGTTAGTAAAAAAATTGTAGCTAAAAGAGGTTCAAAAATTTATATGATAGATATTGATGATATTTACTATATAAAAGCAGACCTTGATGAAGTAATAATTAGAACAAAAGATACGGATGCATATGTGCGAAAAAAAATGCAAGATATGCAAGAGGTACTAAAAGGAAAAAACTTTTTTAGAGTTCATCGTTCATACATTGTAAATGTAGATAAAATAAAATCTATGAAAAGTGTTGAACAATCAAAATTAGAAATATCTTTTATAAATATTGATGATATCGTAACAAGCTCAAAAGATGGAGCTAAAGATTTTAGAGAGTATATTGAAGAGAGAAGTTTATAA
- a CDS encoding phytoene desaturase family protein encodes MSTDIKDIAVVGSGIGGALISALNKDKDLILFEKDINLGGCASTFKKKGNYFNAGATTFVGYEDNHPIKNIFDKASFVPDIKKSEIAIRIIQNGKTLDRVKDFEEFLENLNEIYPHKNNRIFWTKIRDLDARFWQFKDLYFAKHSLSSYIKTISSNLKLFSIFGFDILKSADSFIDETLNDITKEYKDFINSQLLITLQTTSNEVSLISLALGLSYPFHDVFYANGGMGAIFDGLLKDIDVHSKEEILNIKKEKDFFRIISNKNEYKSKKVILNSTAYDSSILFDDEQIKKYYNSFSFSDQSAFVIYMSLKKENIKEELLHHYQIILDENIPNSISNSFFISISSLDDKKMSSDSYSITISTHTKALYWKNLLQEDYEKQKTLTQEFIVNEFLKNFTSIKKEDIKNCVSATSKTFKRYINRYNCGGKAITIKNILQTPSCNTPFENLHNVGDTIFAGQGWPGIALGVEILNKELND; translated from the coding sequence ATGAGCACTGATATTAAAGATATTGCAGTTGTAGGTTCTGGTATTGGAGGAGCTTTAATTTCTGCACTTAATAAAGATAAGGATTTAATACTTTTTGAAAAAGATATAAACCTTGGAGGTTGTGCAAGTACATTTAAAAAGAAAGGAAACTATTTTAATGCAGGAGCTACAACATTTGTAGGTTATGAAGATAATCATCCAATAAAAAACATCTTTGATAAAGCTTCTTTCGTACCAGATATCAAAAAAAGTGAAATTGCAATTAGAATTATTCAAAATGGAAAAACACTTGACAGAGTAAAAGACTTTGAAGAGTTCTTAGAAAATTTAAATGAAATTTATCCACATAAAAACAATAGAATATTTTGGACAAAAATAAGAGACCTAGATGCTAGATTTTGGCAATTTAAAGATTTATATTTTGCAAAACATTCTTTATCTTCATATATTAAAACAATTAGCTCAAACTTAAAACTTTTTTCAATTTTTGGTTTTGATATATTAAAAAGTGCTGATTCCTTTATAGATGAAACTTTAAATGATATTACAAAAGAGTATAAAGATTTTATTAATTCACAGCTTTTAATAACACTTCAAACAACTTCAAATGAAGTGTCATTGATATCTTTGGCACTTGGATTATCTTATCCTTTTCATGATGTTTTTTATGCAAATGGTGGAATGGGAGCAATTTTTGATGGCTTATTAAAAGATATAGATGTTCACTCAAAAGAAGAGATTTTAAATATCAAAAAAGAGAAAGATTTTTTTAGAATTATTTCAAATAAAAATGAATACAAATCAAAAAAAGTGATTTTAAATAGTACAGCATATGATAGTTCAATTCTTTTTGATGATGAACAAATTAAAAAATATTACAATAGTTTCTCATTTTCAGACCAAAGTGCTTTTGTTATTTATATGTCTTTGAAAAAAGAGAATATTAAAGAAGAACTTTTACATCATTATCAAATTATTTTAGATGAGAATATTCCAAACTCTATTTCAAACTCTTTTTTTATTTCTATTTCAAGTTTAGATGATAAAAAAATGTCAAGTGATTCATATAGTATTACAATTTCAACTCATACAAAAGCACTTTATTGGAAAAACCTTTTACAAGAAGATTATGAAAAACAAAAAACACTTACTCAAGAGTTTATTGTAAATGAGTTTTTAAAAAACTTCACATCAATAAAAAAAGAAGATATAAAAAACTGCGTTAGTGCAACGTCTAAAACCTTTAAAAGATATATAAATAGGTATAATTGCGGAGGAAAAGCAATTACAATCAAAAATATTTTGCAAACACCTTCTTGTAATACTCCTTTTGAAAATCTTCATAATGTAGGAGATACTATTTTCGCAGGTCAAGGTTGGCCAGGTATCGCTCTTGGTGTTGAGATATTAAATAAGGAACTAAATGACTAG